One Caretta caretta isolate rCarCar2 chromosome 6, rCarCar1.hap1, whole genome shotgun sequence genomic region harbors:
- the LOC125637865 gene encoding caspase recruitment domain-containing protein 8 — MEGTGRQHLLQTLAGLGKDELRRWKEKLSKVPLKEGYQRIPQALLEGADPGALAELLISYYGEEYGLQLALLAQTLCSAEQAAMEVSRAAGSVSHLSEVTDEQLGSSLSVLQRKKQKSLPSRPLPWEWLSKLTGKKGKQHQASPGGSFSEETQSTPGSSTGTEAAGDPMREQGPVSQPSEDVNVLRDMGLMPPEGSRFSGRTVMMKVVFPGLSLPKPSRWIRKLQGKKAKPHQAFTGTFPQRSQSTVHHPQEESVYGSVPQEPPALPAGAVGEVTLMSGKKKTGGPVPPVLEALGGGPGRASHTPALHDLISFGENPAVASAVLLDFSLREAGCFGPFPLFCPAGSLDNETEPSPSSEAGTAEVEEIICQQTLLLSAGAGAAATGETSLSEDPSRDPWGQDKCDLCPREEDPPEEIHPETVRGPDGKQETYRVHIPEAGSFRCSETELGFEVRAAVTIQYGYDSWDQHLSASEKQQWMVSGPLFNIQVEPARAVAAVHLPHFLCLAGGEVDASRMRIAHFVDGRMTLEEPTGVRPFHAVLENPSFSPLGVLWRKIQSKCQAKVHTLALLYRALRSANTTLHLYLIPNDHSLRQAINDHESKCPSVRVHKPSRTKPLKFGSCCVVSSSSQLEVIPEELEFCYLGPKMEQAYLEIYIRDMQQGLQLSLLEKIEGEPIWKALVRPEDVMVCVSSAQMQTEEHFIDQHREQLIQRVRQVDGVLDKLYNSVLDNEQYQSIRAERTDPEKMRKLFDLLPSWNQDCKDQLYQVLEAKQKFLIRELKGT; from the exons ATGGAGGGGACGGGGAGACAGCACCTGCTGCAgaccctggcagggctggggaaggacgAGCTCCGGAGATGGAAAGAGAAGCTGAGCAAAGTACCACTGAAGGAGGGATACCAGCGCATCCCCCAGGCCCTCCTGGAGGGAGCCGATCCGGGGGCTCTGGCCGAGCTGCTGATCAGCTACTATGGGGAGGAGTATGGGCTGCAGCTGGCTTTGCTCGCCCAGACTTTATGCAGTGCAGAACAAGCTGCAATGGAAGTCTCAAGGGCAGCTG GCTCTGTGTCACACCTCTCCGAGGTCACcgatgagcagctggggagcagtctttcagtgcttcagaggaaaaaacaaaaatccttgcCCAGCCGGCCTCTGCCTTGGGAGTGGCTCAGCAAGCTGACGGGCAAGAAGGGGAAGCAGCATCAAGCCTCCCCAGGCG GATCCTTCAGTGAAGAGACTCAATCCACCCCTGGGTCTAGTACAGGGACAGAGGCGGCAGGAG ACCCCATGAGGGAACAGGGCCCTGTCTCACAGCCCTCTGAGGACGTCAACGTGCTGCGGGATATGGGGTTGATGCCGCCTGAGGGGAGCAGGTTTTCAGGGAGAACAGTGATGATGAAGGTCGTCTTCCCTGGCCTGAGTTTACCTAAACCTTCGCGGTGGATAAGGAAGTTGCAGGGCAAGAAGGCGAAGCCGCATCAGGCCTTCACAGGCA CCTTCCCACAACGCTCCCAGAGCACTGTGCATCATCCCCAGGAGGAGTCTGTTTATGGCAGTGTCCCTCAGGAACCTCCTGCCCTGCCGGCTGGGGCCGTGGGAGAAGTCACACTGATGTCGGGGAAGAAAAAGACCGGGGGTCCCGTTCCCCCTGTGCTGGAGGCACTCGGTGGGGGGCCAG GACGTGCAAGTCACACGCCAGCTCTTCATGATTTAATTTCCTTTGGTGAAAACCCAGCAGTGGCATCAGCAG TCCTGCTGGATTTTTCCCTAAGGGAAGCTGGG tgttttggCCCTTTCCCTCTGTTTTGCCCTGCAGGATCTTTGGATAACGAGACTGAGCCCAGCCCTAGTTCGGAGGCAGGGACAGCTGAGGTTGAAG AGATCATCTGCCAACAGACTCTGCTTCTCtccgctggggctggggctgccg CCACAGGAGAGACCAGCCTGAGTGAGGATCCCAGCAGGGACCCCTGGGGACAGGACAAATGTGACTTGTGTCCCAGAGAGGAG GATCCTCCAGAAGAAATACACCCTGAGACTGTTCGGGGCCCAGATGGGAAGCAGGAGACGTACAG gGTTCACATCCCAGAGGCAGGCTCGTTCCGTTGCTCTGAAACCGAACTGGGGTTCGAGGTAAGAGCAGCCGTGACCATCCAGTACGGATACGACTCCTGGGATCAGCATCTGAGCGCATCTGAGAAGCAGCAATGGATGGTGTCCGGCCCTTTGTTCAACATCCAGGTGGAACCAGCTAGGGCCGTGGCAGCCGTTCACCTCCCGCACTTCCTGTGCCTTGCGG GGGGAGAGGTCGATGCCTCCCGGATGCGAATTGCCCATTTCGTTGACGGGCGGATGACCCTGGAAGAGCCAACAGGGGTGAGGCCGTTCCATGCCGTGCTGGAGAACCCCAGTTTCTCCCCTCTGGGCGTGCTCTGGAGGAAGATACAGTCTAAATGCCAGGCAAAAGTCCACACCCTGGCACTGCTCTACCGGGCGCTCAGGTCTGCAAACACAACCCTGCACCTCTACCTGATCCCCAATGACCACTCCCTGAGACAG GCTATTAATGACCATGAGTCCAAATGCCCCTCGGTGCGTGTGCACAAGCCTTCCAGGACCAAGCCCTTGAAATTTGGCTCCTGTTGTGTGGTATCCAGCTCATCCCAGCTTGAGGTGATACCGGAG GAGCTGGAGTTCTGTTATCTGGGCCCCAAGATGGAGCAGGCGTACCTGGAGATCTACATCCGGGAcatgcagcaggggctgcagcttaGCCTGTTGGAAAAGATAGAAGGGGAACCGATCTGGAAGGCTTTGGTGAGACCAG AAGACGTGATGGTCTGTGTTTCATCTGCCCAAATGCAGACAG AAGAACATTTCATCGACCAGCACCGAGAACAGCTGATCCAACGGGTGCGCCAGGTGGACGGCGTGCTGGATAAACTGTACAACAGCGTGCTGGACAATGAGCAGTACCAGAGCATCCGAGCCGAGAGAACGGACCCGGAGAAAATGAGGAAGCTCTTCGACCTGCTCCCGAGTTGGAACCAGGACTGCAAGGACCAGCTCTACCAGGTGCTGGAGGCCAAGCAGAAATTCCTCATCCGAGAGCTTAAGGGGACATAA